Proteins found in one Trichoplusia ni isolate ovarian cell line Hi5 chromosome 14, tn1, whole genome shotgun sequence genomic segment:
- the LOC113500558 gene encoding IQ and AAA domain-containing protein 1-like: MSRDFYFNKWRETLLSLDKLTDLDLEFQVLKTHDRSLKDARHRLTMIADQYILLYNSASECLYQNLQVQKTVYMDSIIKAIVSRILELKRELEKLEGSNIVFLGHGTPEVHHTIFDVEMKRIPMESKRPEQIQIVMEETIARAREKKAELERLANLPEEPEQVELSGWETEKEIQKREEEERKKKEIEAIPIETRLKIKNICMIAAQEKTRQVTRLIKVGKLRHEMWFKELTGTLKPPPSLQLRDYSAELIQKVFRVYFKLKRERIKDCKRNELLGINVCDTPNTDIQRRAAEEMLYNRSKILTTYEKEWIARRERLKVEYLSRKKDQLIDETRDQIREWFLKWFTEVQFFYDIPKDGADAIFKGYVLSPHEWVEENKTQLLRIEADKKKSPQDLKFQKMEAKRQQQALKKEEQMRIKAEALLMKKMMKNPTMHPGYYYSKSKKISLLLEALDTYHKSWDYYDEKETLDVKEKYVHRIDVEDAIKDAKIEVLPEVDEYMRKELDILKKALKEDYIANEEEMPVNVTKPIKGEKKPKPIKQVLTKKVVEIIEKLVLQDFIIECPKVKFEDFIGDPNFGGEDLRSQIRPALPFNFEIKSFWWERCREVTFGYRRILLVGPKYSGRSVLVRALASLNDAVLFELNPRKVQGEMATASFLKHLIDDVVACAKALQPSVIHIKHVEKLFYTKTPPEEAEMNLGLLKTYFIIKLMKKIKKTDKITIIGTCTDPWLAKSSALLKQFPIVLLLPNSNYSLVVQIVKDWIIRHKVLPSDFNVSNLAYVVQGYSYGYLNQALEDFMSAERIAKIAAFGVSPMDVYNFILENTNETKAEYEKFLNWYTEKTPWGIKEAQHMQDQKDFMAAVEKYSKKKKPKSGASSATPSHTGL, translated from the exons ATGTCGCGGgacttctattttaataaatggagAGAAACTCTCCTAAGTCTAGATAAATTAACGGATCTTGATCTGGAATTTCAG GTATTGAAGACACACGACCGCAGCCTGAAGGATGCAAGGCATCGACTAACTATGATAGCAGATCAGTACATTCTACTGTATAATTCAGCCTCTGAATGCTTGTACCAGAACCTGCAAGTTCAAAAGACTGTATACATGGATAGTATTATCAAAGCTATTGTTTCAAG AATATTGGAACTGAAACGTGAATTAGAGAAACTTGAAGGTAGTAACATAGTGTTCTTGGGTCATGGAACTCCAGAAGTACATCATACTATATTTGATGTTGAAATGAAAAGGATCCCAATGGAATCCAAAAGACCGGAGCAGATACAAATTGTGATGGAAGAAACAATAGCTAGAGCAAGAGAAAAAAAAGCGGAGTTAGAGAGACTTG CTAATTTACCTGAAGAACCAGAACAAGTAGAACTCTCGGGATGggaaacagaaaaagaaatacaaaaacgaGAGGAAGAAGAACGAAAGAAGAAAGAGATTGAAGCAATACCAATAGAGACACGtctgaaaataaagaatatatgcATGATAGCAGCTCAAGAAAAAACTAG ACAAGTCACAAGATTAATAAAAGTTGGGAAACTTAGACATGAAATGTGGTTTAAGGAACTGACGGGTACTTTGAAACCTCCACCCAGCTTGCAACTCAGGGATTACAGTGCCGAACTCATACAGAAAGTATTTAG AGTATACTTCAAACTAAAAAGGGAACGCATTAAAGATTGCAAACGTAATGAACTGTTAgggataaatgtttgtgatacgCCCAATACGGATATACAGAGAAGAGCTGCCGAAGAG ATGCTTTACAATCGCTCCAAAATACTTACTACCTATGAAAAGGAATGGATTGCTCGACGCGAGAGACTGAAAGTCGAATACCTTTCAAGGAAAAAAGATCAACTGATAGACGAAACCCGTGATCAAATTAGAGAATGGTTTCTTAAGTG GTTTACAGAAGTTCAGTTTTTCTACGACATACCAAAAGATGGTGCTGATGCAATATTTAAAGGTTACGTTTTGAGCCCTCATGAATGggtggaagaaaataaaacgcaGTTATTACGAATTGAAGCTGACAAAAAGAAAAGTCCTCAAGAT CTGAAATTCCAAAAGATGGAAGCAAAAAGGCAACAGCAAGCGCTGAAAAAAGAGGAACAGATGAGGATAAAAGCAGAAGCTTTGCTTATGAAAAAGATGATGAAAAACCCCACAATGCACCCTGGATACTATTATTCGAAGTCTAAAAAAATTAGTTTACTATTAGAG GCATTGGATACTTATCACAAATCATGGGATTATTATGATGAGAAAGAGACTTTAGATGTGAAAGAAAAGTATGTGCATAGAATTGACGTGGAAGACGCAATCAAGGATGCAAAGATTGAAGTTTTGCCTGAGGTAGATGAATACATGAG GAAAGAACTAGATATACTAAAGAAAGCGTTGAAAGAGGACTACATAGCCAATGAAGAAGAAATGCCAGTTAACGTTACAAAGCCCATCAAAGGTGAAAAGAAACCGAAGCCAATTAAGCAAGTGTTAACAAAGAAGGTCGTCGAAATAATAGAG AAATTGGTGCTGCaagattttataattgaatgtCCAAAGGTAAAGTTCGAAGATTTTATTGGTGATCCCAATTTTGGTGGAGAAGATCTGCGTAGCCAAATTAG ACCAGCATTACCATtcaatttcgaaataaaatcattttggtGGGAACGTTGTCGTGAAGTCACTTTCGGCTACCGAAGAATTCTGCTAGTAGGACCTAAATACAGTGGGAGATCTGTATTGGTGAGGGCTCTGGCATCTTTGAATG ATGCAGTACTATTCGAATTAAACCCGCGGAAAGTACAAGGAGAAATGGCTACAGCATCCTTCCTAAAACATCTAATAGATGACGTAGTAGCGTGTGCGAAAGCGTTGCAGCCTTCTGTCATACATATCAAACATGTTGAGAAACTATTTTATACTAAA acACCACCAGAGGAAGCCGAAATGAATCTCGGACTATTAAAGacgtattttataattaaattaatgaagaagattaaaaaaactgacaaaataactataattg GTACCTGCACAGACCCATGGTTAGCAAAAAGTAGCGCACTTCTAAAACAGTTTCCCATAGTCCTTCTATTACCTAACAGTAATTACTCCCTGGTTGTCCAGATTGTCAAGGATTGGATCATCAG ACATAAGGTCCTGCCATCCGACTTTAACGTGAGTAACCTGGCTTACGTTGTGCAAGGATACTCGTATGGCTATCTAAACCAAGCTTTAGAGGACTTTATGTCAGCAGAAAGGATTGCCAA GATAGCAGCATTCGGAGTATCTCCAATGGATGTGTATAACTTTATATTAGAAAACACCAATGAAACAAAAGCA GAATACGAGAAGTTCCTTAACTGGTATACAGAAAAGACACCTTGGGGTATAAAAGAAGCTCAGCACATGCAAGATCAGAAAGATTTCATGGCGGCTGTCGAGAAGTATTCGAAGAAGAAGAAACCAAAGTCTGGGGCAAGCAGTGCCACTCCCAGTCATACAGGGTTATAG
- the LOC113500644 gene encoding solute carrier family 22 member 3-like has product MKYKINYGIYIVQDKFTKKEKEKKAETFEDDYLVKCIGAFGRWQAIACAIAAISRLVAMWNIHSILFLTPSTDFVCHTKQDDNTAASENSTCYDSCARYEYKEEVFEKTLISQFDLICDKAWLASFTQTVLMFGVVIGLSVFGWISDRFGRRIALMISPTLAVIFMISTSFATSFWIFTALRFCVGIASGGIMSITSVYVLELVGPQHRELAGTLILMPDALAEATLSVFAYFSPTWNIYILSLAVASLFITFTQFFLPETPRWLVATRMADKAVVVMTKAAKFNSRSTTDIQDNVTKAQQELQLKENVSKTVNYLDLFKTKRLSIITLSSFTSWFMTGVCYFGINQYITVLGPNIFIVVAAMGIVQIPMAPIAGVITKFFRRKTSVIGSYLSVGVTMIILLCVPKGSWIASMFGVIGVCFAFVNFAIMYLYVTELYPTPIRNMGFSLSSSGSKIGAMVAPFVANLNSTWIASLIFAVLPFVAVAICILLPETKGSKLRDTVDE; this is encoded by the exons atgaagtacaaaataaattatggaaTATATATTGTACAAGATAAGTTTACtaagaaagagaaagaaaagaAGGCGGAAACTTTTGAAGATGATTATTTGGTGAAGTGTATCGGTGCGTTCGGACGATGGCAGGCGATAGCTTGTGCCATTGCAGCTATCAGCAGACTAGTCGCCATGTGGAATATACACTCCATCTTATTCCTGACGCCATCTACAGATTTTGTTTGTCATACTAAGCAGGATGACAATACAGCTGCATCTGAGAATTCGACATGTTACGATAGTTGTGCGCGGTATGAGTATAAGGAAGAAGTATTTGAAAAGACTTTGATATCACAGTTTGATTTAATCTGTGATAAAGCCTGGTTGGCGAGCTTCACGCAAACTGTCCTCATGTTCGGAGTGGTGATCGGTCTCTCTGTGTTTGGATGGATTTCTGACAG ATTTGGACGTAGGATAGCATTAATGATATCACCGACCTTAGCCGTCATATTCATGATCAGTACATCATTTGCGACAAGTTTTTGGATATTTACTGCGTTACGATTCTGCGTTGGTATAGCCAGTGGAGGAATAATGTCCATTACTTCAGTTTATGTTTTGGAACTAGTGGGACCGCAGCACAGAGAGTTAGCTGGTACATTGATTTTGATGCCCGATGCTCTTGCCGAGGCAACCTTATCGGTGTTTGCCTATTTCTCCCCAACATGGAATATATACATATTGTCTTTAGCGGTTGCATCTTTGTTTATAACATTTACTCAATTTTTCTTACCGGAGACACCAAGATGGTTAGTGGCGACGAGGATGGCTGATAAAGCTGTTGTTGTGATGACGAAGGCTGCTAAATT TAATAGCCGTAGTACAACCGACATACAAGACAATGTCACGAAGGCCCAACAAGAACTccaattaaaagaaaacgtaTCGAAAACCGTTAATTACTTGGACTTGTTTAAAACGAAGCGGTTGTCTATCATTACGTTGTCATCGTTCACCTCGTGGTTTATGACGGGCGTGTGTTATTTTGGTATCAATCAATACATCACAGTACTTGGACCAAACATATTCATCGTTGTTGCCGCTATGGGAATTGTACAG ATACCAATGGCACCGATAGCAGGAGTAATTACTAAATTCTTCAGAAGGAAAACGTCTGTAATTGGCTCCTACTTAAGCGTTGGAGTGACTATGATCATTCTACTCTGTGTACCAAAAGGGTCTTGGATTGCATCTATGTTCGGGGTCATTGGAGTTTGTTTCGCATTTGTAAACTTTGCAATTATGTACTTGTATGTGACCGAATTGTATCCAACACCTATAAGAAACATGGGCTTTTCATTAAGTTCCTCAGGTTCAAAAATAGGTGCAATGGTAGCCCCGTTTGTGGCTAATTTAAACTCTACTTGGATAGCGTCACTAATTTTTGCAGTTTTACCATTCGTTGCTGTGGCAATATGTATTTTGCTGCCAGAGACGAAAGGAAGTAAATTGCGTGATACTGTGGACGAATGA